A region from the Variovorax sp. RKNM96 genome encodes:
- a CDS encoding LysR family transcriptional regulator, translating to MTNYNHWFIRARLKTRQLLLLVALAEEGNIHRAAQVLNMTQPAASKLLKDLEDVLEVPLFDRLPRGMRPTWYGETMIRHARVALASLNQAHDELTALKAGRFGQVSVGAITAPGLALLPPAVAMVKREQPDLRVSLEIETSPVLIERLEQGKLDILVARLFAEHDKSQLRYEALSEEPVCALVRPGHPMLGESGLTLRDVVGAGWIVPPAGSVLRHRFELMFQEEGLAPPANTIESSALLFITRMLQQSDMVAVLATDVARYYAAHGIVSLLPLDMPCHMDQFGIITRTDRLLSPAARVMMKALKTASMSVYGRKLEMD from the coding sequence ATGACCAACTACAACCACTGGTTTATTCGCGCGCGGCTCAAGACACGGCAACTGCTGTTGCTGGTCGCGCTGGCGGAGGAAGGCAACATCCATCGCGCGGCGCAGGTGCTCAACATGACGCAGCCCGCAGCGTCGAAATTGCTGAAAGACCTGGAAGACGTGCTGGAGGTGCCGCTGTTCGACCGCCTGCCGCGCGGCATGCGGCCCACCTGGTACGGCGAGACGATGATCCGCCACGCCCGCGTCGCGCTCGCGAGCCTGAACCAGGCGCACGACGAACTCACCGCGCTCAAGGCGGGACGCTTCGGGCAGGTGAGCGTGGGCGCCATCACCGCGCCGGGGCTGGCGCTGCTGCCGCCGGCCGTCGCGATGGTCAAGCGCGAGCAGCCCGACCTGCGCGTGTCACTGGAAATCGAAACCAGCCCGGTGCTGATCGAGCGGCTCGAGCAGGGCAAGCTCGACATCCTCGTGGCCCGGCTCTTCGCCGAGCACGACAAGTCGCAACTGCGCTACGAGGCCCTGAGCGAAGAGCCGGTGTGCGCGCTGGTGCGGCCGGGCCATCCCATGCTCGGCGAGAGCGGGCTCACGCTGCGCGACGTGGTCGGCGCCGGCTGGATCGTGCCGCCCGCGGGCAGCGTGCTGCGCCACCGCTTCGAGCTGATGTTCCAGGAAGAAGGGCTCGCGCCGCCGGCCAACACCATCGAGAGCTCGGCCCTGCTCTTCATCACGCGGATGCTGCAGCAGAGCGACATGGTGGCCGTGCTCGCAACCGACGTGGCGCGCTACTACGCGGCGCACGGCATCGTGTCGCTGCTGCCGCTCGACATGCCCTGCCACATGGACCAGTTCGGCATCATCACGCGCACCGACCGGCTGCTGTCGCCTGCGGCGCGGGTGATGATGAAGGCGCTCAAGACCGCCAGCATGAGCGTCTACGGACGCAAGCTGGAAATGGACTGA
- a CDS encoding aldehyde dehydrogenase family protein, whose translation MIHGEIHQNVRQYINGRWETSATTGVSANPSDTSEVVAEYARADRRQAEAAIRAATEAFPHWSHSTPQRRADVLDRIGAELLARKDELGLLLAREQGKTLPEAVAETARAGQVFKFFAGEALRGGGGENMASTRAGVQVDVTREAVGVTGLITPWNAPFVIPAWKIAPALAHGNSVVFKPAELVPACGGALAEIISRAGLPAGAFNLVMGSGREVGQALVDSALVDALSFTGSAANGERVLQAAATRRAKVQLETGGKNALVVLADADLDRAVDCAVQGAYFSAGQRCTASSRLIVEAAVHDAFVAKLRQRLKTLKIGHALERGIDIGPVADEERLAMNLAWVDIAREEGAEHVWGGEALERSTPGYYMSPALFLAKPSHRIAREEIFGPLACVLRADDYDEALALCNDTPFGLCAGICTNSLKHAMHFRRHAVVGMTMVNLPTAGVDFHVPFGGRKGSGYGPREQGRHAAEFYTTVKTGYMLA comes from the coding sequence GTGATCCACGGTGAGATCCATCAGAACGTGCGGCAGTACATCAACGGCCGCTGGGAAACCAGCGCGACCACCGGTGTGAGCGCCAATCCGTCGGACACCAGCGAGGTGGTCGCCGAGTACGCACGCGCCGATCGCCGCCAGGCCGAGGCCGCCATCCGCGCGGCCACCGAGGCCTTTCCGCACTGGAGCCACAGCACCCCGCAGCGCCGCGCCGACGTGCTCGACCGCATCGGCGCCGAGCTCCTGGCGCGCAAGGACGAACTGGGCCTGCTGCTGGCGCGCGAGCAGGGCAAGACGCTGCCCGAGGCCGTCGCCGAGACAGCGCGGGCAGGGCAGGTCTTCAAGTTCTTCGCGGGCGAAGCGCTGCGCGGCGGCGGTGGCGAGAACATGGCCTCGACGCGGGCCGGCGTGCAGGTCGACGTGACGCGCGAGGCGGTCGGCGTGACCGGGCTCATCACGCCATGGAACGCCCCCTTCGTGATTCCCGCCTGGAAGATCGCGCCGGCACTCGCCCATGGCAACAGCGTGGTGTTCAAGCCGGCCGAGCTGGTGCCGGCCTGCGGCGGCGCGCTGGCCGAAATCATCAGCCGCGCCGGCCTGCCGGCGGGCGCCTTCAACCTCGTGATGGGCAGCGGCCGCGAAGTGGGTCAGGCGCTGGTCGACAGCGCACTGGTCGATGCGCTGAGCTTCACCGGCTCCGCCGCCAACGGCGAGCGCGTGCTGCAGGCAGCAGCCACCCGGCGCGCGAAGGTGCAGCTGGAGACGGGCGGCAAGAACGCGCTCGTCGTGCTGGCCGATGCCGACCTCGACCGCGCCGTCGATTGCGCGGTGCAGGGCGCCTACTTTTCCGCGGGGCAGCGCTGCACGGCGTCGAGCCGGCTCATCGTCGAAGCGGCGGTGCACGACGCCTTCGTGGCGAAGCTGCGACAGCGCCTGAAGACGTTGAAGATCGGCCACGCCCTCGAACGCGGCATCGACATCGGCCCGGTGGCCGACGAAGAGCGGCTTGCGATGAACCTCGCATGGGTCGACATCGCGCGCGAGGAGGGCGCCGAGCATGTGTGGGGCGGCGAGGCGCTCGAGCGTTCGACGCCGGGCTACTACATGAGCCCCGCGCTGTTCCTGGCCAAGCCTTCGCACCGCATTGCGCGCGAGGAGATCTTCGGGCCGCTCGCCTGCGTGCTGCGCGCCGACGACTACGACGAGGCGCTGGCGCTGTGCAACGACACGCCCTTCGGCCTGTGCGCGGGCATCTGCACCAACTCGCTCAAGCACGCGATGCATTTCAGGCGCCATGCCGTGGTCGGCATGACGATGGTCAATCTGCCGACCGCGGGGGTGGACTTCCACGTGCCCTTCGGCGGCCGCAAGGGGTCGGGCTACGGGCCGCGCGAACAAGGGCGCCACGCCGCGGAGTTCTACACGACGGTCAAGACCGGCTACATGCTGGCCTGA
- a CDS encoding ABC transporter substrate-binding protein, with product MTMNRRTLNIALAAASLGSLLPASAFAQKKLVLGFAQVGAESEWRTANTESIKSSAKEAGIELKFSDAQQKQENQIKAIRSYIAQKVDVIAFSPVVESGWETVLREAKAAKIPVVLTDRSVNTKDDTLYVTFMGSDFVEEGRKAGRWLVEKMKDQKGEVNIVELQGTVGSAPAIDRKKGFEEIIKADPKFKIIRSQTGDFTRAKGKEVMEAFLKADGKKINVLFAHNDDMAIGAIQAIEEAGMKPAKDITIISIDGVKGAFEAMIAGKLNVSVECSPLLGPQLMSAVKDIKAGKTLPKRIVTEEGIFPMEVAAKEFPNRKY from the coding sequence ATGACCATGAATCGCCGCACCCTCAACATCGCGCTCGCCGCAGCGTCCCTGGGCAGCCTGCTGCCCGCCTCCGCCTTCGCGCAGAAGAAGCTCGTGCTGGGCTTTGCACAGGTGGGCGCCGAGAGCGAATGGCGCACCGCCAACACCGAGTCGATCAAGTCCTCGGCCAAGGAAGCGGGCATCGAGCTCAAGTTCTCCGATGCGCAGCAAAAGCAGGAGAACCAGATCAAGGCGATTCGCTCGTACATCGCGCAGAAGGTCGACGTGATCGCGTTCTCGCCCGTGGTCGAGTCGGGCTGGGAAACCGTGCTGCGCGAAGCCAAGGCCGCCAAGATCCCGGTGGTGCTGACCGACCGCTCGGTGAACACCAAGGACGACACGCTCTACGTGACCTTCATGGGTTCCGACTTCGTCGAGGAAGGCCGCAAGGCCGGCCGCTGGCTCGTCGAGAAGATGAAGGACCAGAAGGGCGAGGTGAACATCGTCGAGCTGCAGGGCACCGTGGGCTCCGCCCCGGCCATCGACCGCAAGAAGGGCTTCGAGGAAATCATCAAGGCCGATCCGAAGTTCAAGATCATCCGCTCGCAGACCGGCGACTTCACCCGCGCCAAGGGCAAGGAAGTGATGGAGGCCTTCCTCAAGGCCGATGGCAAGAAGATCAACGTGCTCTTCGCGCACAACGACGACATGGCCATCGGCGCGATCCAGGCCATCGAGGAAGCCGGCATGAAGCCCGCGAAGGACATCACCATCATCTCGATCGACGGGGTGAAGGGCGCCTTCGAAGCCATGATCGCCGGCAAGCTCAATGTGTCGGTGGAATGCAGCCCGCTGCTCGGCCCGCAACTGATGAGCGCCGTGAAGGACATCAAGGCCGGCAAGACACTGCCCAAGCGCATCGTGACCGAAGAAGGCATCTTCCCCATGGAAGTCGCCGCCAAGGAATTCCCGAACCGCAAGTACTAA
- the chvE gene encoding multiple monosaccharide ABC transporter substrate-binding protein encodes MKRNFLKASLAGLAFAVVGFTPLANAQDKGLIAISMPTKSSARWIADGANMVKYFKDKGYKTDLQYADDDIPNQLAQIENMVTKGSKVLVIAAIDGTTLSDVLQKAADKGVKVIAYDRLIKGSKNVDYYATFDNFQVGVLQAQSIEAALGLKSGKGPFNIELFGGSPDDNNAFFFYNGAMSVLEPYIKSGKLVVRSKQMGMDKVGTLRWDGAVAQARMDNLLSAYYTKDRVDAVLSPYDGLSIGILSSLKGVGYGSGSQPMPIVSGQDAEVPSVKSILRKEQTSTVFKDTRELAKVTVAMVDAMLSGKTPEVNDTKTYNNGIKVVPSYLLKPVSVDASNWKQVLVDSGYYKESQVK; translated from the coding sequence ATGAAACGCAACTTCCTCAAGGCCTCGCTCGCCGGCCTGGCTTTCGCCGTCGTGGGCTTCACGCCGTTGGCCAACGCGCAGGACAAGGGCCTGATCGCCATCTCGATGCCCACCAAGTCGTCGGCCCGCTGGATCGCCGACGGCGCGAACATGGTCAAGTACTTCAAGGACAAGGGCTACAAGACCGACCTGCAGTACGCGGACGACGACATCCCGAACCAGCTCGCGCAGATCGAGAACATGGTGACCAAGGGCTCCAAGGTGCTGGTGATCGCGGCCATCGACGGCACCACGCTCTCGGACGTGCTGCAGAAGGCGGCTGACAAGGGCGTGAAGGTCATCGCGTACGACCGGCTCATCAAGGGCTCGAAGAACGTCGACTACTACGCCACCTTCGACAACTTCCAGGTCGGCGTGCTGCAGGCGCAGTCCATCGAAGCGGCGCTGGGCCTCAAGAGCGGCAAGGGCCCGTTCAACATCGAGCTGTTCGGCGGCTCGCCCGACGACAACAACGCCTTCTTCTTCTACAACGGCGCGATGTCGGTGCTGGAGCCCTACATCAAGAGCGGCAAGCTCGTGGTGCGCAGCAAGCAGATGGGCATGGACAAGGTCGGCACGCTGCGCTGGGACGGCGCGGTGGCGCAGGCGCGCATGGACAACCTGCTGTCGGCCTACTACACGAAGGACCGCGTGGATGCGGTGCTGTCGCCGTACGACGGCCTTTCGATCGGCATCCTCTCGTCGCTCAAGGGCGTGGGCTACGGCTCGGGTTCGCAGCCGATGCCCATCGTCTCGGGCCAGGACGCAGAGGTGCCGTCGGTCAAGTCGATCCTGCGCAAGGAACAGACCTCCACCGTGTTCAAGGACACGCGCGAGCTGGCCAAGGTGACGGTCGCGATGGTCGACGCCATGCTCTCGGGCAAGACGCCCGAGGTGAACGACACCAAGACCTACAACAACGGCATCAAGGTCGTGCCCTCGTACCTGCTCAAGCCCGTGAGCGTGGACGCCTCGAACTGGAAGCAGGTGCTGGTGGACAGCGGCTACTACAAGGAAAGCCAGGTCAAGTGA
- the mmsA gene encoding multiple monosaccharide ABC transporter ATP-binding protein, translating into MRGITKTFPGVKALSNVNLAVRAGEIHAVVGENGAGKSTLMKVLSGVYPCDSYTGEIHFEGELRRFKGIADSEKLGIIIIHQELALVPLLSIAENLFLGNEIATGGVIDWFAAYAKTRELLAKVGLKELPTTLVTDLGVGKQQLVEIAKALAKEVKLLILDEPTASLNENDSDALLALLLELKRQGIASILISHKLNEIAKVADSITVLRDGATVETIDCRSDPISEDRIIRGMVGRDMEHRYPQRSPKIGETVLEVRDWRVHHALHADREQIKGVNLHVRQGEIVGIAGLMGAGRTELAMSVFGKSYGQRISGSVLMHGKPVDVSTVRKAIDHGIAYVTEDRKGLGLVLEEGIRKNISLANLDAISERSVIDDGREFKVANDYKKALNIRCSGVEQLVVNLSGGNQQKVVLSKWLFTKPELLILDEPTRGIDVGAKYEIYTIIDQLASEGKGILMISSELPELLGMCDRIYVMNEGRFVAEFTAAEASQERIMHAIVSAGSSVHVAA; encoded by the coding sequence ATGCGCGGGATCACCAAGACGTTTCCGGGCGTGAAGGCCCTGAGCAACGTCAACCTCGCCGTGCGCGCGGGGGAGATCCACGCGGTGGTCGGCGAGAACGGCGCGGGCAAGTCGACGCTCATGAAGGTGCTGAGCGGCGTCTACCCGTGCGACTCGTACACCGGGGAGATCCATTTCGAGGGCGAGCTTCGCCGCTTCAAGGGCATCGCCGACAGCGAGAAGCTCGGCATCATCATCATCCACCAGGAGCTGGCGCTGGTGCCGCTGCTCTCGATTGCCGAGAACCTGTTTCTCGGCAACGAGATCGCCACCGGCGGCGTGATCGACTGGTTCGCCGCCTATGCGAAGACGCGCGAGCTGCTCGCGAAGGTGGGCCTGAAGGAACTGCCCACCACGCTGGTGACTGACCTGGGTGTCGGCAAGCAGCAGTTGGTGGAGATCGCCAAGGCGCTCGCGAAGGAAGTGAAGCTCCTGATCCTCGACGAGCCCACCGCGAGCCTCAACGAGAACGACAGCGATGCGCTCCTCGCGCTGCTGCTCGAACTCAAGCGCCAGGGCATCGCATCGATCCTCATCTCGCACAAGCTCAACGAGATCGCCAAGGTGGCCGATTCGATCACCGTGCTGCGCGATGGCGCGACGGTGGAGACCATCGACTGCCGCAGCGACCCGATCAGCGAAGACCGCATCATCCGCGGCATGGTCGGCCGCGACATGGAGCATCGCTACCCGCAGCGCTCGCCCAAGATCGGCGAGACGGTGCTGGAGGTGCGCGACTGGCGCGTGCACCACGCGCTGCATGCCGACCGCGAGCAGATCAAGGGCGTGAACCTGCATGTGCGCCAGGGCGAGATCGTCGGCATCGCGGGCCTCATGGGCGCGGGCCGCACCGAACTCGCGATGAGCGTGTTCGGCAAGTCGTACGGACAGCGCATCAGCGGCTCGGTGCTCATGCACGGCAAGCCGGTGGACGTGAGCACCGTGCGCAAGGCCATCGACCACGGCATCGCCTATGTCACCGAAGACCGCAAGGGCCTCGGGCTGGTGCTGGAGGAAGGCATCCGCAAGAACATCAGCCTCGCGAACCTCGATGCGATTTCCGAGCGCTCGGTGATCGACGACGGCCGCGAATTCAAGGTCGCCAACGACTACAAGAAGGCGCTGAACATCCGCTGCTCGGGTGTCGAGCAGCTGGTGGTCAACCTGTCGGGCGGCAACCAGCAGAAGGTGGTGTTGAGCAAGTGGCTCTTCACCAAGCCCGAACTGCTGATCCTGGACGAACCCACGCGCGGCATCGACGTGGGCGCCAAGTACGAGATCTACACCATCATCGACCAGCTCGCGAGCGAGGGCAAAGGCATTCTCATGATTTCTTCCGAACTGCCGGAGTTGCTCGGCATGTGCGACCGCATCTACGTGATGAACGAGGGTCGCTTCGTGGCCGAGTTCACCGCGGCCGAGGCTTCGCAGGAGCGCATCATGCATGCGATCGTGAGCGCAGGGAGCAGCGTGCATGTCGCAGCCTGA
- the mmsB gene encoding multiple monosaccharide ABC transporter permease, which yields MSQPEANAVQGAAPTTPVAAKLHVGFLKNNLREYGMLISLVAIMVLFQVLTDGTLLRPLNLTNLLLQNSYVVIMALGMLLVIVAGHIDLSVGSVCGFIGALAAVLMVEYEWHFVPTAIVSIAAGAVIGAAQGWFVAFRKIPSFIVTLAGMLVFKGLTLALLAGQSVGPFPVEFQRLSSGFIPDPLGGDTLRTTSLIVGALAAAALVFFKLRGRAKLKAHGMEQEPYAFFLVKNLFFAAIILFFSYLLSTYKGLPNVLVVMAVLIVVYDFVTNRTTIGRRIYALGGNEKAARLSGVKTQRLAFLTFVNMGALAALAGLVFAARLNTATPKAGLGFELDVIAACFIGGASASGGVGRVMGAVIGAFIMGVMNNGMSILGIGIDYQQVIKGLVLLAAVFIDVYNKNK from the coding sequence ATGTCGCAGCCTGAAGCGAATGCGGTGCAAGGCGCCGCACCCACAACCCCGGTCGCCGCGAAGCTCCATGTGGGCTTCCTGAAGAACAACCTGCGCGAGTACGGCATGCTGATCTCGCTGGTCGCGATCATGGTGCTGTTCCAGGTGCTGACCGACGGCACGCTGCTGCGGCCGCTGAACCTCACCAACCTGCTGCTGCAGAACAGCTACGTGGTCATCATGGCGCTGGGCATGCTGCTGGTGATCGTGGCGGGGCACATCGACCTGTCGGTGGGCTCGGTCTGCGGCTTCATCGGCGCGCTCGCGGCAGTGCTGATGGTGGAGTACGAATGGCACTTCGTGCCCACCGCCATCGTCAGCATCGCGGCCGGCGCGGTGATCGGCGCCGCGCAGGGCTGGTTCGTGGCGTTCCGAAAGATCCCGTCGTTCATCGTCACGCTCGCGGGCATGCTGGTGTTCAAGGGGCTCACGCTGGCGCTGCTCGCGGGGCAGTCGGTGGGGCCGTTTCCGGTGGAGTTCCAGCGGTTGAGTTCGGGCTTCATTCCCGATCCATTGGGCGGCGACACGCTGCGCACCACCTCGCTGATCGTGGGTGCGCTCGCGGCTGCGGCGCTGGTGTTCTTCAAGCTGCGCGGGCGCGCCAAGCTCAAGGCGCACGGCATGGAGCAGGAGCCGTATGCCTTCTTCCTCGTGAAGAACCTGTTCTTCGCGGCCATCATCCTTTTCTTCAGCTACCTGCTCTCCACCTACAAGGGCCTGCCCAACGTGCTGGTGGTGATGGCGGTGCTGATCGTGGTGTACGACTTCGTCACCAACCGCACCACCATCGGCCGGCGCATCTATGCGCTGGGCGGCAACGAGAAGGCGGCGCGGCTGTCGGGCGTGAAGACGCAGCGGCTCGCGTTCCTCACCTTCGTGAACATGGGCGCGCTGGCTGCATTGGCGGGCCTGGTGTTCGCGGCGCGCCTGAACACGGCCACGCCCAAGGCGGGCCTGGGTTTCGAGCTCGATGTGATCGCGGCCTGCTTCATCGGCGGCGCCTCGGCCTCGGGCGGCGTGGGCCGGGTGATGGGCGCGGTGATCGGCGCCTTCATCATGGGCGTGATGAACAACGGCATGTCGATCCTCGGCATCGGCATCGACTACCAGCAGGTCATCAAGGGGCTGGTGCTGCTGGCGGCGGTGTTCATCGACGTCTACAACAAGAACAAGTAG
- a CDS encoding sugar ABC transporter ATP-binding protein, whose protein sequence is MSQSTASPVLELRGIHKQFGGISVLNDVQLKLYPGEIHALMGQNGAGKSTLIKVLTGVLPSSGGEMFLDGQAIRPGSPLEAQKLGISTVYQEVNLCPNLSVAENVFAGRYPRCGAMQGFRIDWAAVNRRAEELLARIGLDIDVTRLLSSYSVAVQQMVAIARALGVSSKVLILDEPTSSLDDDEVEKLFEVLRRLRGEGLAIVFVTHFLNQMYAVSDRITVLRNGNWVGEWKAADLGPQALIAAMLGRELAAQSARPAALPAFDEAAPALLQTEGLGQAGQLQATDLRVRAGEVVGIAGLLGAGRTELARLLFGLESPDRGVLKIDGRSVTFSNPADAIREGLALCPEERKTDGIVAELSVRENIALALQARLGTRKFLSHAEQTAMAERFVASLGIKTASVETPIGLLSGGNQQKAMIARWLATEPRLLILDEPTRGIDVAAKQEIMEEILRLARAGMAVIFISSEMSEVVRVAHRIVVLRDRQKVGELPGGSTEDEVYEMIAAA, encoded by the coding sequence ATGAGCCAGAGCACTGCCTCCCCCGTGCTGGAACTGCGGGGCATCCACAAGCAGTTCGGCGGCATCTCCGTGCTGAACGATGTGCAGCTGAAGCTCTACCCGGGCGAGATCCATGCGCTGATGGGACAGAACGGCGCGGGCAAGTCGACGCTCATCAAGGTGCTGACGGGTGTGCTGCCGTCGAGCGGCGGCGAGATGTTCCTCGATGGCCAGGCCATCCGGCCTGGCTCGCCGCTGGAGGCGCAGAAGCTGGGCATCAGCACGGTCTACCAGGAAGTGAACCTGTGCCCGAACCTCTCGGTGGCGGAGAACGTGTTCGCGGGGCGCTATCCGCGCTGCGGTGCGATGCAGGGCTTTCGCATCGACTGGGCGGCGGTGAATCGCCGGGCAGAGGAGTTGCTGGCGCGCATCGGTCTCGATATCGACGTGACGCGGCTGCTGTCGAGCTATTCGGTCGCGGTGCAGCAGATGGTGGCGATCGCGCGGGCGCTCGGTGTGTCGTCGAAGGTGCTGATCCTCGACGAGCCGACATCGAGCCTGGACGACGACGAAGTGGAAAAGCTGTTCGAGGTGCTGCGGCGCTTGCGCGGCGAAGGGCTCGCGATCGTCTTCGTGACGCACTTCCTGAACCAGATGTATGCGGTGTCGGATCGCATCACCGTGCTGCGCAATGGCAACTGGGTGGGCGAATGGAAAGCGGCGGACCTCGGCCCGCAGGCGTTGATCGCGGCGATGCTCGGGCGCGAACTGGCCGCGCAGTCGGCACGGCCTGCCGCACTGCCCGCATTCGATGAAGCCGCGCCCGCCTTGCTGCAGACCGAAGGGCTGGGCCAAGCGGGGCAATTGCAGGCGACCGATTTACGCGTGCGTGCCGGCGAGGTCGTTGGCATCGCGGGGCTGCTCGGTGCCGGCCGCACTGAGCTAGCCCGCCTCCTGTTCGGCCTTGAATCGCCCGACCGTGGCGTGTTGAAAATCGACGGTCGCTCCGTCACTTTCTCGAATCCGGCCGATGCGATCCGCGAAGGCCTCGCGCTGTGCCCTGAAGAGCGCAAGACCGATGGCATCGTGGCCGAGCTGTCGGTGCGCGAGAACATCGCGCTCGCGCTGCAGGCCCGCCTGGGCACGCGGAAATTTCTCTCGCATGCGGAGCAGACCGCGATGGCCGAGCGCTTCGTCGCTTCGCTGGGCATCAAGACGGCGAGCGTCGAAACGCCGATCGGCCTGCTCTCGGGCGGCAACCAGCAGAAAGCCATGATCGCGCGCTGGCTCGCCACCGAGCCGCGCCTGTTGATCCTCGACGAGCCCACGCGCGGCATCGACGTCGCGGCCAAGCAGGAAATCATGGAAGAGATCCTGCGGCTTGCGCGCGCGGGCATGGCGGTGATCTTCATCTCGTCGGAGATGAGCGAGGTGGTGCGCGTGGCGCATCGCATCGTGGTGCTGCGGGACCGGCAGAAGGTGGGTGAGCTTCCGGGTGGCTCGACCGAGGACGAGGTCTACGAAATGATTGCTGCAGCATGA
- a CDS encoding ABC transporter permease, which yields MTRLSSLMGHRLAWPIVTLLLLLAINTAFNASFLHLEWREGHLYGSLIDILNRAAPLVLVSLGMTLVIATRGIDISVGAVVAIAASVAAWMIGGSVSSDVSRFPMSLAILAAIGVALLCGLWNGLLVAKVGMQPIIATLILMVAGRGIAQLIADGQIITIYYKPFFFLGSGYLLGLPFSLFIVAAVFVLLYLAITRTALGLFIQAVGINPTAARVAGIQARRLVVGAYAFCGACAGVAGLLISSNVKSADGNNAGQLLELDAILAVTLGGTALTGGRFSLVGSVIGALIIQTLTYAIYSLGVPPEINLVVKAVVVFVVMLLQSPEFRAEVRSLVQRPAHEGGRA from the coding sequence ATGACGCGCCTCTCTTCCCTCATGGGCCACCGCCTTGCCTGGCCCATCGTCACATTGCTCTTGTTGCTCGCAATCAACACCGCATTCAACGCGAGCTTCCTGCACCTCGAATGGCGCGAGGGCCATCTCTACGGCAGCCTGATCGACATCCTGAACCGCGCGGCGCCGTTGGTGCTGGTCTCGCTTGGCATGACGCTGGTAATCGCCACGCGCGGCATCGACATCTCGGTCGGGGCGGTGGTGGCGATCGCGGCATCGGTTGCGGCCTGGATGATCGGCGGCTCGGTGTCCAGCGATGTGAGCCGCTTCCCGATGTCGCTCGCGATCCTCGCGGCCATCGGTGTCGCATTGCTGTGCGGGCTGTGGAACGGGCTCCTGGTCGCCAAGGTCGGCATGCAGCCGATCATCGCGACGCTGATCCTCATGGTGGCGGGGCGCGGCATCGCGCAGCTCATTGCGGACGGGCAGATCATCACGATCTACTACAAGCCGTTCTTCTTCCTCGGCAGCGGCTACCTGCTGGGCCTGCCGTTCTCGTTGTTCATCGTGGCGGCGGTGTTCGTGCTGCTGTATCTCGCGATCACGCGCACGGCGCTCGGGCTTTTCATTCAGGCGGTGGGGATCAACCCGACGGCGGCGCGGGTCGCGGGCATCCAGGCGCGAAGGCTCGTCGTCGGTGCGTATGCGTTCTGCGGTGCCTGCGCTGGCGTAGCAGGTTTGCTGATCAGCTCGAACGTCAAGAGCGCGGACGGCAACAACGCCGGCCAGTTGCTGGAGCTCGACGCGATCCTTGCGGTCACGCTCGGCGGCACGGCGCTCACGGGCGGGCGCTTCAGCCTCGTGGGCAGCGTGATCGGCGCGCTGATCATCCAGACGCTGACCTATGCGATCTATTCGCTGGGCGTGCCGCCCGAGATCAACCTCGTGGTGAAGGCGGTGGTGGTGTTCGTGGTGATGCTGTTGCAGTCGCCGGAGTTCAGGGCGGAGGTGCGGTCGCTCGTCCAGCGACCGGCGCATGAAGGGGGACGGGCATGA